CAAGATGGAACAAAAGCCGATCGTAATTAAGTggaaataatgtaataaatcgTAACACGACGATCGCAACTGTTCCGTTAATCCGCCATGTCCGCCACGACGATGGTTTGCCAGCGGAATGGCGGTCGGTCTGTGCGAGTTCGTGCCGTTCGGTGTTCTTGTCTTCTCAACCGCAGAGAATGCCTCTTAGAAGGTATTGCGAGGAAACGTACGACGATCATTAGTTGCAATTGGACTTCGTTCAATCGCGAGTGAAGAAAAGCCAACGGAAACGCTAGGACCGACCGGGTACCAGCAAAGAGCCAATAAGTATGCACCTTCGGCCAGGGGTGGTTAGGCGGGAGTGCGAGGTGGTAGATGATTATGATCGGGGGGAAGTAGGTAAGGGTGAGTACGGCTAGGACAAAATGGAGGTAGTTTGTGAGTTTGTGCCAAACCAAAAACCCGTTCCCGTTTGAGattcatttctttcttctccgACCGGGGGGTGCGCCACGAagggtgagtttttggtggtgaGGGCAAAGTGAAAAACCGGCagacggagagagagagagagagagagcggtCTGGCATACATTCGTACGATGCTCACTGCATGCATCGCGTatatgggaaggaaaaatcagATTGACGAGTAGAGATTAGAGGACAGAATCAGATCAAGCTTCATTAtaacaaatggaaatgaaacaactCAGCATTCCATGTCGTAGTTCAGGTTTGTATGAATATGTTAGTGCTTGTTGCATGAAGAGGGTCAATTGAGCTTTTGTGGTATGCGTTAGTATATTCTTTATGCACAACCGTTAACAGTCGTTAATCGGTTAATGCTAAACAAcgtgaaatatatttatttgttagaCATGTTAGAACCAAAACAGTCAATTTTATCGATATTTCTTCTatcttttaattgattttctatttttgtatTAGTGtgacttttgttttaatgtggttttgtttgctgttattaattttattatttaaaataatctaaTTTTTCACGTTCTGTAAAAGGCCAATGTTTAAATACTCTTATTATAGATCGGTGAAATCTCTCTTTTCCATCTTGTTTTGGTTAAGACTCCACAATGAGTGGTTAGAACTCACACAGGTTTACCACTAGGTCTACCGCATGAGGAAGATCTCAGTCATTttgttctagtgttaaatGATGAATGCGTTATAACTCTGTAACGACGTTTTATTAATCTCGTGTGTGAACTGATAGTAAAGGGATAGAACTGATGAGTTTAATAACACATTCACGAGTGAGTCGAACGAAATGAACTCCACAGGACGCTAAATTAGAATCCGGTGCTCAGTCATACGACTCAGTTACCAAAGAATATATTTTCGATAAGTCAGATTAAGAGTAAActctttcattcattcacttCATTCATTATTCTGAGTCAATGTATCTTAGTGAGTTATTATTCGCATCACCAGTTCTTCCCACTTCCGTTTCAACCGAAGCtggcggttttttgtttgcttgtgtgaCATAAACAATCGCACAACACAGGAAAggacaaattaaaataacaaaaaaaaagggcagttttgttccgttttgcgGTTTCTAAGCGTTACAGCGAAGCGATCGTTCAAAAGAGGGTTACTGGGCACCGATCAAGTGATGTATGGGGCTATGAGAAACTTAATCGAATTGAGtgtaacaaaacagaaaaataaaatgaaacactcGCGCTCAGTTGGAATAATCGGAGCGGAAAAAGAGTGGCCACCCTTTGTACCGTCCCGCGCGAAGCGCATATAAGTCGTTGGTTTGCAAAGCTAAGCGGAAATGTTAATTTCCTAAACTGAACGACGACTCCACACATACAGCATGACTGCGAACGGAAATGGTGAAACTGTTTTACAATGCGAAAAACGTGATCAACGAGCCACttagtaaaatataaaaaacaaaaactaaaactatATACACGCACGCAAAACGATCTTCCCCTCTAGAAGAGGTCAAACAAAGGCTGACAGTAGGGACTAGAGATGTGTCAAAAGAATCAGAACCGTAAACTTCTTGCAGTTCTTTGaaaagaacgaacgaactaGGTTCGTAAAAAATAGAGTGGACGGTCCTTTttaaaaaagcttcaaaaaattAGGACTTATATTGCTATGCAAATTTCTAAGAACTGCTAAGAACAAACGGAACTGGTTCGCTAGTTCGTTTTTTCCGAACTTCGGAGATCAATTTGTCCCTCCGATGGCAATGAACGATAGATGTCATCCCGTTcagcggtttgttttgctatgttCAATCCAAGTAGTCTTCTATTTTCTATGCTCATGCTACTACGACCACTATAGGAACATGCCTGTTTTTAGTTTCTACAGTGGCATTTGTTATCTATTTTCAAAGTCAACAAAGTTTAGTTTCTCGGCACAATTATTGGTACACTTACCCTAAcacgaaaaagaacaaaaaaatcgcgATTCAcgattcgttcttttttttgaaaaagaacTGGGTCGTTCTAGTTCACCAAAAGAACCGTTTTGCCCATCTCTAGCAGCGACTTGTGGTGGGGGTAGgtgacacaaacacacacggagAGCCACATATCGGGAGCAGCAAGAATCCGCACTTCCGACGGTAAGTGGCAAACTAGAGGAACGCAAAATGTCAATGACACTGCACGGGGGGGTGTTTGTGGTTCTTGTTGCTTCCCTTTCCCACCGATCGCTAGACACGTAGGGCTTAGTTAGAAGACCAATTGGAAACAGTCCACAGCATGCGAAAGAACAACTCCCTTTCTGCGTACGTTGCATCGTCTGGTTGGTTGTTCATCAATTCGCCGGCGGATCATGCGTTTTTGTTGGTTCAGCTTGCCCTGATCGATGGTCAAAGTCTTGACGGCGCAGTGTGGCGTTTCGCTCGTTGACGAGTCAACTGGGTGCGCGACCTCATTTTGTGCGCTCTGCGCGTTATAGTTCCCGACATCTCTTGGCGTCACCGCTCGATGCTGGTCGTTGTTGTATTAGTTGCAGATTGTGGCGTATATCGATTGGAGGGCCATTCCAGTACGAAAACTGCCGACTCGCTTCTGCTCaagattgtttatttaataaaaagaaacatacgCCAGAAGTTATTGGGAGAAAACGCTATAGATTAGCGTGTATCGCATCGACGAGCTTATCGTCGTATCATTGTGATGTAAGCGTATAGCCAATAATATTAGCGATAGTTCAATTATAGAAATGATCATAAATTATGCGAGGTCAAAGATCCTACAACAAGATCTCTGTTTTCACATTCTTCAacttaattttgaaatattggcaaaatataaaataagcTTGGAATCGTGTTTTACCTTGAGATGTTAGGCCTCTCGCAATGAATGCCACCCGTTGCACGCAAACAAAGGCTCCTCTGTTTTTAAAGTTAGCTAGcgtcaatttctttttttgctatttgagTTCACTAAATTTACTCCAAACCCGCATACCAGCCAGCCATTGACTCGGTTGACGTATTTTCGTGCAAACATGCGCATATACAGCGGCACATTAATCTCGTCCAGCGGCGCGCGTTCGACGATTGCGTCACTGCCACACACTACTGCTGCGCCATAATGAGCTGCGCCCGGGGTGAACTAATTATTTGCCATACTTGCCAATTTAAATCCGGTCTTCCCCGGGAGACGGGATGGCGGGAAGAACGCGTACGTACGTGCGGGGTAGGAAAGCCGGATGGGTAGGAATAGCAAAAGCGCGCGATACGCAACGCGAAATGGTCATGTGAGTGTGCACATTTTTAGTACGTTTTATTGCTTCGCTTtagacgaaaacaaaatggccgcTTATTTTGCGGCCGTTTTTGACTAACCACATTTGGGGATGTTATAGAGGGGGTTTTATGTACCAACTatctattactactactactactactattatcACTTTTATGTGTTGGTAGTATTAGTTCAGCATTCAAATGTGATGTGTTATtccattaatttaaattaattattacctTCATTTAAGCATTTTAGTTTaaagtattaaatttaaatgtatatACAGTATTCTTAACGTATGCATAAATGTTTCTAATATACATTCGAAATCATTGGATCTTAGTTGCACTTTTCTCTTACCACCATGCCTTACTGTTTTATGCCCGTTTGGTGTATTGGTGACGCATGCTTTAATCGAGTTTTGCTGCGTATCAATCATTTAAATTCCCTTGTGCTACTGACCCAAACCGCGATAAGTGATAGCTTATTTGTTTTGGGTCATTGTACTTTAGATACCTGAGTATCCAAGCAATGTACTTAGTGTTCTAATTgggtgaatgaatgaaatttctaataaagtttttattttatttaattatttaaaagttcagtaatataatatttgttaaaattatatttgtaTTTGGTGCCTTTTTCAAGACGTAATCCACTCCAGGCTGCTTGGCGATTCTTCTTCATGGTGGAACGCAGTGACAAAGTGTTAATCCTGAAAGGTCTGTGCACATTTCAGAGTTCAAGAATTCTTCTCAAGATCTTGCTTTGCAACATAAATAACAGATCTGAGAGTAATTTTTGGCAGATGTTCTCCGTAGTTTTTAACCTTGAAGGACGCTTTCTGGTGTGAAGTTGAAGCAGATATATCTTTGTCAACTTCTTGGTGCTATCAAATGCGATCGAGAAATATGCAGCCTACTTCGACTACTGTGCCTACTGTGCTATTAGTTAGTTATTGAGTTATTTTAACGACTCTGGCAACCAAACCTAGccgagtttccgaaatagggCTGATTGCGTCATATAGTTTTACCCCGACTGTGACGATGACTCCGGCATTGAGTTCATCAAAGAACTAAACTGCTTCTGAGGATTCTTAGATCTCTGGAAGATCTGATGTCTAGtcgatttcccttttccggcCAGACCAACAGTTTCAAACGCTATAAGTTCTATAAATTATGGCTGTAAATTTGCGAAGAATTTGACAGAATATCTTATTGACGATCATACGGGGCTGTGGATGATGCCAAGATCTCAATCCCAAAGACTATATTAAACTCCTGCACAGTCTGCACAGGTATGTTCAACATACCGCGCTGAACAATCCGCTAGAAATAATCCTACTGAAGCTGGTCTTGTAAAAGATCAAACCCCCGATAGCaacgttgtgtgtgtgtgtgcgtgtgtgtgtgtgtgttttggcaTCTCGGTACCATGTTGTTCGCGTTCTCGACAAACGATCAACTGCTGGTCGTAAAACGTGATTTATTGCGGATCCATTATCTACACACAACACGCACAGTGATGACTTTGTAACTTTTCATTTGTGCGCTgcagaaacgaaaacattcaaaccttGTCCACCGTGGCTAGGCTGATTGACTTGTGAACTTTGACTTATTTGTTGACATCAGCCGACGACTGCACCTTTGGCATCGCACCGTGTGATTGGATGTTTTCATAGCTTCTGGTTGAAGAAAAGTACAGCCCATTAATATTAATTCCTAGCTCACTGGATAGCTCACCACCGCAACAAACGAGGTGAGTTCACTGCAAGAAAGGGTCAAAACTTGGAGTGCCTGAAAGAAGGCTTGGCGTGTGGTCTTGTCCCTTAGTTACCATCGCGTCGAGAAACTCTTCCCAATAAGTCTTCAagaaccggttttttttgaaataaaaaaaaaatagacagaCGGAAGTAGACACACAGAGCCGGAAGCGgatgaagaatgaaaaaaaaaaaacaaagtagaAACCTCTCCGCCAAAGCTGATTACCGATTCATGGCCAGAGCCAGGCAGTAGCAGCGGTAGAGCGCGCGCATCGATTCCTTTAGGCTGTGTGTAATATGCAGCGAGACGAATTCCTTTGTCGCACGTCTTGGGCCTTGGAGTTGGGATGATTGTCTATCTGTGTGCGTTCAACGTCGCGATCCTCAATCGGGTCTGAAATaaaggtggtggtggtggcgatggtTGTTTTAAATTAGGTAGCCACACCACTAGTTCCTCCACAGTGGAATGTGCCCGGCCACCCACATTCCAgagattgttgtgtttttgtttgtgattcGTTTCtgtcaccaccaccacagaGGCCCTTGGGGCACGGAGGTATGCGAGAGTATGTGCGCGCAGCGAGTCTGATTTGAATGAGAGAAAATTGCAcggagtgtgttttttttttattttcattgttgttgtttgttggctGGTATAATTTGACTTATGGAAAACATGCGGGCAAGCGAATATGACATACGGTGGTCGGAACACGGAACGAGTAGAAAGTTCGCTCCGATAAGCGGAGAAGAAGCGCAACAGTGCGCACAACAACCGAATcataatgcacacacacacagatcatTGCGTTGCGGTGGCTTTGTTTGGTGCACATCATCACTTTTCGTTCCCGGCAATTCTCATTTTTAACACGAAGAACGAGACGTGTAACGTCCATTTACATATGCATTAAGTGCAGACCAGAGGCATGAAACCTCCACCATCCACACCCTGGCCGTTGGTTTTCTATCTCGAAATTCGAAAAGAAACTCCCCGGGACACACGACCAACCGGAAACGAACCACTGAACTCTCACCTTCCTCCCTTGCGGGAAAAGCATAGGGTCGGAAAGTTTGCCGGAACTTCCCGGGGCATAAACTTATCTTGTTCTTTGGCATTtattttgtgctttgtttcgGTACGCCCGCATTTTCGGTTCGTCCACCGTACGGTTTGGTACGGTTATCTGCGTGAGCGGAATGCTTGAAAATGCCCAGCTCCCGGTGACCGTACTTGTGCGGTTATTTGCGACCGAAAATTGCACAAGATAGCTGATGTAATGTTAAAGTTCCACGTCAATGCTGTAAAATTATGAAGccttttttatgaaataagCAAAGGAAGAGTTATTTTGTAAAGGTATTCTCTCATTAAAGGtatcttatttatttcaacaatTGTTGTCTTTCTTGTCTCATTGCTTCAATTTGTTATTCGAATGGTTCTACAGAAGGAAGGGTCCATTGACACAAGCACGAAAGAGATCCTaagaaactaaaataaacaaattttataactaaataaactaaaataaataactaataCAAGGTTTTATTATATGACAGAACAACACAAACGCCTTTCACAACAAGCGTagcacatgacatttcaaaAAACCTTACTAGACATAAAAACCGCAGCAGGCATAGTTCAATCCAAGCACATGTTATCACAATGGCAGCGCAGTAAACTACAACACCAATACGACGATACAAGCGAAGTACGATCCGACGAGTATAAACATGTCTTAGGATGGATTTTTACAGCCAGGACGATGATTGTTAGTAacatttactattttttatgaaataaagaatattCAATTCGATAAATGCAGGAAATATTTCTTCGGATCCAAAACAACCATCGTTTGGTTGTCAAAAACATCGCGTTTATACTGGTCGGATCGTACTTTGGCTGATACCGTCGTATGAGTGTGATATTCGATTGCGTTGTTCTGCCACCTAAAAAATCCTTGAATGTAAATTTGCTAACTAAAAAAGTGCTGCAATTCAtcattgattaaaatttgtatTCAAAACTGTGGAATGCTGCCACTTATTCGTTCAGCACTGTACCAACTTCGGGCATGGGTTGGTTTGTAAATTGTGCGCGATAGTGTTGTAGTTACGAGCCGTCGGATATAATATAGTTGGGTGCGGTTGGAGATCAATCTCTTTGACAGTTTTCCTTTGTGTTTCCAATTTCAAACCATCCGCCACCACCACGCCCCCTCCTCCCAGCAAGTCTTGGCAGATCTTTGCAGCTCCCTTAACGTTCAACCTTGGCGCAAAACCCCATCATTCCCATGTACCACGTTATATACAACGGTGTGCGGTCCCGGACGCTGGATGAAGATAAACCCCGGCCAGGGAGTTTGACGTTTGATGGCGCGTCCAAAGCCTGGCAaagtttatgtgtgtttgtggggttGTTTACACCCTGCATCCCGTCCCCATCGCGCGGTGCATTTAATGctggtttattgtttttccatcATCACCCGTTTGTTGTTAAGCTGTGGTGTGTCGGGTGCAAGGGGAATGCCTAGCGACCGAGGCAGAGCTTCTACGGTACGGTGTGCACAAGTCTTACCCCGGGACGCTGAAGAAAGCTCCAAACTGTATGCgatccccctccccccgggTGGTGCGGCCCGCCTCAAACGGTTTCATGTACAGCCGTTTTGGTGCGGCCTTGAACGGGCAAGCGACAGTGCACATAATGCAGGACGGCACTAAAACACATACTCCCGCTGCGCTGTACGCAACTTGAGTGTGTATGCtgggctgttttgttttgtgggagTTCTTATTTTCGCAGCGAAAGGTTGAGACGTCCTCTCCGGTTAGTTTATGCTGCCTTTAAAATGCAGCTGTTGTTCCGTGCCGGGGCGAAACTTTTCCGCCACCATAAACAGAATGGTTTTGACCATCCATCtctattaaattgaaataaagcGTGGTAATGTATTTCAATCAATGGCCGCACAGACAGCCAGGCCAGTGTATGTCCGAAGATGTTGTCTTTATCTTACCAAGCGCTGGGGATCTCGTGGGTTTGTTGGGGGTGCATTGAGGGTGGATTTATGAAACCAAACGGTACAGTTTTAATTCTATCTCATCTCATCAAACGTCTTCCAGTGAGTTGAGGAAAAGTGTGAATCTCCATCGATTGGCCATCCTAAAAGGGAGTCTGGATGTGATCGGATCGTGATGGAAGTGTGACAAATGTTGGAAAGTTTTCGTCTCGCAACCTCAATCTGAACGGTGCCCCTCCTGAACGGGCCGCCGCATTCGATTCGAGTTTCAATTTAAGAGCGGCTTGTGAAAaaggcttttttgttttgcttttcccctCAGCACCCTCCGACCAGATCGGATTCCTTATGATATGGTGCGTGAAGTTACGATATTGTGGAGGGCGGGTTGGACCGATGGCATGGGCTTAATTTCATTAGCTTTCATCGAAGAAAATCAATCTAATTCATCACTCCCGCCCAGTTGGCAGAGGCAGCCTTTGGGCCCCATACACGGCCCAGCTGCAGTATCTAACGACCGCGGGCATCTTATCACATCGGTGCGGGACGcagttgtgtgtgcgtgttccCGTGCGGGAATATGTATAttgcatttttcctttctttttttttactctctctctcgtttcgAGTGggtttttaattcaattagcaTCGCGGCTCGCGGTGTGATGTGCTCACTTGCGAGCATTGCGAGTCCGCCTATCCGTCCCGTGCATGTGTTTATTGTGCTTTCGGTACCGATATCGATGCACATGGTAACCCATCGAAGTGTACAACTGTACCAACCCCGGGGATACGGGCGAAGTTGTTGATATGTTCATTCCGGGActcagtatgtgtgtgtgtgctttttttcatctttgtaCACCCTTATTGCGCTTCCATTTGTGCGACGTATACCGGTACGATGGTATGATGGATCCCGCAGAACGATCGCGCCCATTCGATCCATCAATACGCGCGCGGTGTCTGTGTCATTCCATTGCGCGCATGGTCGATGTGTTGCTAGCCGCCTTTGAAGACCCTTAAATATCTCTCCAATAGCTGTAGCACTTCCAACTCGAACCAGTTCAGTTTTATGGTAGAATTTGAATTAACAATTAAAAGCGAAACCTAATATCGTGAATCGCGAATCCCATCATCAATCGGCGAACGGCGAAcgatttgcaaacatttctcCCTTGATGTGTACATTCTCGGGCCAACATAATGGATCGAACGCGTTCTGTGCAATGAACCCCGGTTTGAAACTCCGCTCCCTTTCGCTATCACTCCGAATAATCATTCGGAGAATCATTTCTCGCCCCCCTCTCCCTTCCTGTCCTCCCATCCACACGTTGCCACCCTTCAATACCGCATCTCGAACGTTGATGTTGTAAAGTGAATTCGTTAATTACTTTAACATGAATTTTCCATGTTCGGTGCGGTTGGGTCGATGCGACACGAGAGCCAAGTGTAGCCGCGCACACGATTCTGACATTATCTCGGTTGATATTTTAGCCACGTTGAGCCAACCAGCCAGTTGGAGATCGAAATTGGTTTACGCGCACCGAGTGGAGAGCTGCAAAAGAGGGGTAGAATGGTGGCCAACCGGTAAGGGACTATTGGAGGAGCGGTATCTGTTGTCCTTCAAATCTCCTTCAAATGTCTTCTATCAAGTGACTTAAGCTAATGGTGGAATCACGATGAAAATTGCactaatatatttaaaattctgTACAATATATCCGCGCGAGGCCTGAGTTAGTTATATGTACTTGGATTGGCAAATAAGAATACAATTCCTCAAGACGAACAGCGAACATTGCCCTTAACAGATTGCGTGGCTTGTGTGCAACGCAAGAAAAATTGCCCTGCATTGTGAGCTTTTAAGAACAATCGTATACAAGGTTTATTGCGTTCAGTTGTTGGTAGATGCCATCAGCACGACGAATTGTGTTTCGTACCGCAACAATAGTTGAGGAATTTTCCAACATGATAACAACATGCTTAGTAACAATAAATCACGAAAGAATCAATAAATGCCATATCtcacaacaaacacattttcgcTTTATCTTTCTTCTTGCAGTGCCCAAAAAGGTCTTGCAGCGGGTGTTGGCGTCACTCCAACCGGTACGGGCGTTGGCAACCTGTCGTCCCTAACTGGAAGTGGTTCCTCCGGAAGTGGCACTGCTTCTGCgagcggcagcagcggcggtggtgccggtggtagTGGCAGCgcgggtggtggcggtggtggtggaggcggaGGAGGAGGTGCAAGCAGTTATCACAGTCCATGGCAATGGACTACGATTACCGCGACGGGCGAATGACATTATGGGGCTCGTAAAGAGCCCGCTGTTGCTGGACCACCTCAATCACAAACGGTTCCACTGAATCAACAGCACCATAGCAGCAACACTTCCAGTACCAATAACAGTAACAATAAtagcaacaacaccaccaacagcgGTAGCAATAATGTTGGCAGTAATAATGGCAGCGGTGGTGCTGCGGTGAACGCTAACACGTCCGGCCACGGTATGGACGCGATGGGATCGTTTCAGACACCGTTTGGCAACAACCTTGGCAATCTGttacaacaacatcaaacccagcaacagcagcaacaacagcaacaccttctgcagcagcaacaacagcagcagcagcagcaacaacaacaccacaacCAACACcacctgcagcagcaacagcagcagcagcaaaaccaccaccagcaaaccTCGATGATGAACAATGCAGCATTAatgcaacatcagcagcagcagcaacagcagcaacatcttcaccatcatcagcagcagcaacagcaccatcagcaccagcaacagcagctgcaacagcagcagcaacatcaacaccagcagcaaacgCTCGGTTCCGGTGGTGGACACCATCACGGCCTATCGGCAGCCCAAAGTGCTGCCATGATGTCGCAGCGCAACCCGTTCGGATTTGATTTCAACCACTTTCAAAGCAACTACTAAAACGGACGGAACGCAGCAACAGCGCCATAATGGGGAAGCGCAAGAGCGTAGAGCTTTCTAAAAGCGGCTCGCGACATATTCCCGTACGTGTCCTTCACAGCCGTGTCCAGGTACGTAGCGGAAACTAGAACGAAAAATTGCATGCGTATGCACGAACGGTGATGTAGAATGCAGATTGCCCGCAACGGTATAGTCAGAATATATCAGCAGCTTCCCGTAGGAGGGGTTTTGCGGGGGAGGAGAAGGAACCAACATGAACGGCAACGTCAGACAGCTTAAGTTTCGATCTCGCACAGAAGAACACCCGGTGGAAAATTCATTTAGATTctgtcatctttttttttttgtttgcctctcTGTACTTATTCATCCCCCGCACTCTGGGGGGGGTGTACCACGACAGGTCAGCCATTTTGGGAATGACCCGCGTAATTTCGGTCGCCATGATGATGTGACATGTTTTTGTGTTCACTGGCGTGGTTGGGTcatgtgtgggtgttttttttgtctccttcTCATAATACTCACCTGCCAGCCATGTCGGTGTCGGGTCCACACGGTCATACATTCGCGGTTCTCGGCCCCTTTCGGGTATTGGGACAACCAACGTATAGAAGACATGCGTCTCTATACGCGGACGCACAACAACGGCATGATTTGTGGACATATGAGAGTGTGCATGCAATTATAGACTCTTTTTCTATCCCTCACTATGTATCTCGGTATTGCTTTACGCTTCGTTCCCTCTTCGCGCTGCGTCTTGTTCTCCTACTTTCTCCCTGGCTTCAATTAGAGACGACCACATTCCAGTCAAATAATATGCGGGTTGCTGATTAGAAACCGCGCGCGTCTCTGGTTTCCCGTTACGACCGACGCGTCTTCCCAACGCAACCGGCCGCACAAAGCGCACCCGACACCGAGGAaccggggggaggggggtgggttTGGATGGCGTTTTCAGTAACAGcaaatttgaattaattatCCGCTGTGCCTGATTTGTGTGTACGGTTGGTTGGTATGTTGCGATTACGCTTAGACGAACGTCAGAAAGATCCAACGACGCGGTCGGGATGATGACGCGAGAAGGCTGTAGTTTGGTGCGTTGGGTTTTGGGTCGATACTTGCACATCTAAATTACATGCCAAAGCGAACCGTATTAATTTTCGCAAACGGTCAAGAAcggacacaaaaaaatgacCCTTGATAA
This region of Anopheles marshallii chromosome 2, idAnoMarsDA_429_01, whole genome shotgun sequence genomic DNA includes:
- the LOC128709328 gene encoding putative cyclin-dependent serine/threonine-protein kinase DDB_G0272797/DDB_G0274007, yielding MDAMGSFQTPFGNNLGNLLQQHQTQQQQQQQQHLLQQQQQQQQQQQQHHNQHHLQQQQQQQQNHHQQTSMMNNAALMQHQQQQQQQQHLHHHQQQQQHHQHQQQQLQQQQQHQHQQQTLGSGGGHHHGLSAAQSAAMMSQRNPFGFDFNHFQSNY